The Paralichthys olivaceus isolate ysfri-2021 chromosome 2, ASM2471397v2, whole genome shotgun sequence genomic interval CTACACTTTAATTTGTCATTGCCTGTTTGATCATTTGTGCATTTACACTGCTTTATACTTTTTTCTACTGTATATACTCTATTTTTCTTCTCATAAAGGTTTTCAATGTTATTTTatgcttttaaatgtacttttatttCAATGAATCGCATGTTAACAGTTTTGATCAGTGGTTATGTGATTCACCTGCAGCGCAACGTAAAAAGACAATACATACAATTGTGACTGTAACATGTTAATAAGTCGAGTTAGTGAGGTGCGACATttacaaacaatacaaaatataataatttgcaCATGGAATTGAAGTAAAAAAGAGGAATATTCTGCtctttttaaagtaaagatatattttctaaaacatgagaaaagaacagataaaaagaataaaaaaaataaaaaaaagagagaggagctgcaaaATCAATAATCCAGCCACATTATTCTAAAAGCAAATTATTGAATTCATGGTTGAGTCAATTTGTTTTCTCCAACTTGGTAATGACAGCAACCGTCAGCACTTGACCTCATCATCCTCCTGTGAGAGATAActtttcatctcacacacacagaccattgTTTTAATGAAGAACTTGCAAAAGTTGCGGTCCTCTTGTGCCTATGCCCCCTAACCATAACGCTAGCCTTAACCATAAAAGAGAGGATTCATGCCAAACTCTAATTCTACTTTACGCACCTCAGAAATTGTGTTTTGCCTCCAGGCTTTGGTCCCAATGATGAATACCAATGAGGTGTTAGCTAACAAGGTCCGTGTTTATACCAAAAAAGGTCACAAAAAAATCAGCTATGCATCTACACACTATCAtacatttaacacacacttatacacacacctTGCCATGTCTAGCTTGTTCTTTCCCCACACAAGCCAAACCCTGAATCAACCACAGTCACCCTCAGCTAACCACACAAAAATATTTGGAGGATCCAAAACCAAACTCTGGTTGGATTTGTCCTCTGGGAAAAGGCTACAGTAAGttaaaaacccacaaacaaCCCAAAGAGTGAGAGGGAAAGTAATAAGTGTGAGGGAATATGGCTATGAAATGTATCTTCAGTTTTACTGAGTCAAAACTTAATTTGGGACCAGCTGTTTTTCATTGTGTCAGTGCCAGAGCCATCAGAGACAAACCTCGAACCCTACTGCTGATAAAGTTAACCACTTAGGCTGAGGTCTTAATCCACAATGTAGAAAGTTTTGATTGGTCTAATCAATTCAGAGACCAGAAGCAAAGTTGATGGAGGATTGTTAACCTTCTCGGGGAATCTTTGATTGGTTGCAGCGATTTAACAAAATCAAATTCAGGCTTTGATGCAGGAGGGTAAGCTAACTCTAAGATTCCTGGGCCTCAGTAGCAATCTAAGTTACCCAGGCACCACAGTTTAGCTATTTGAATTTGCTAGAAGTCAGCTCTAGGCCCCAAAATGCTCAGGCTGTAGGATGAAAAAGTCTAAAGGCTTCAGGGGTCAGTGACCAAGAATGCCCAAAACTTCAGAATCAATCTGTTTTACTTTCGCTCCTGCCTGGTACAACTCAGCGGTCATTGAGAATACAAAGACACTGGTAAAAACATGCATTACCCAGACATGGTTATTTAtcccccaacagatcatttatcAGGAACATCAGTGTCTGACATCAGAGCCAGCAGAGAGAAGCCAGCTGCAGAATGTAATGTAGATTGCTAAAGAGCTCTGCTGACCAATATATCCAGAAAATCGATGTTGGATTGATGACAATGACGATACTGAGCCTGTTTTCAGGCTGATGACAGTTCTATGTCACAAATCACAGCCTCCTCATTATTTTCAGACTGAATGCTTTGTTAGCACAGTGAGGGACAAGATGCAGAGCCTCTGGCCAATGGAACGCAGAAATATCATCCAACAACTTTAGTGGAAACATCACACAAGAGGCCAATCAAACACATCCAAGCACACATTCCTGGCAAACGACTTTGCAATATGAACAAGGTTCTGCGACTTTTTACTTGGAGATAATGGGATCAACGGTCCAAGTGAATATCGTCATGAAAAATACTGGCTCATCATACTATAACCTGCTATTTAGTGTCCTGGTGTCTATAATGTCTGTAACTCAgggatctgcacacacacacacacacacacacacacacacacacacacacacacacacacacacacacacacacacacacacacacacacacacacacacacacacacacaccttaagtGTAAACCAGGGTTCAGGTCTACAAGAGAAAGTCAACAGTCATGCATTTCATCCAATTGTACCGTGACATTAACTGTACTGGCTGAAGAATGGCTAACTTACATTTAACCTGTcatagtcagtgttttttttaggttGACAGCTTTGCGGGGGCAGGTGGTGTAGTGGTGATGGTGGAGGGGGAATCACTGTCAATGGGAGGAGGAGTATTTCCTTTCTGACAGCCAAGTAGGGTCAATGCCTGTCCTCCTACGCTTGTCAAGGCAGGAGAGCTGCTAGGGCTGTGGCCAGGAGTAACTCCTACTTTTTCCCAGCTGGCCTCCTAACCCAGACAGTGTCAAGTGTTTTGCTGATGAGTAAATGAACAGGCCATGTGTTCTCCTGCAGAGGGCACTGCCTCCTGCTGATGAACCCGATGACAGCCCGATCCCGGAGGAAGCAGACAGTTTAGGTAAGAAAAAGACCTGTAACCGCAGTAAAATCTGTCAAAGATTCCCATCCTGCCTGCATCAGTCAGATTACCTAAGGCCTGATATCTGTGTGTTGACCCTGTGTTGCAGACCTGCCCACctgcctgctgtgtgtgtgtctcactggcTCTGTGTACTGTGAAGAGGTCAGTCCGGACATGACTGCTGTCCCGAAGCTGCCTAAAGAGACGGCCTACCTGTACGCCCGCTTCAACAAGATCAAAAAGATCAACACCAAGGACTTTTCTGAAATTGGTGAGTCTAGAAGACCAACTCCATCACGACATGTTGACTGCTCAGCTGTGGTTGTGCTTTTAATATGTGACATATTAATATGACACTGGTGACTGCAAACAAAAAATTATTCTCAAATCTCACTTCTACAACAATATTTTTCAGGATGCCCAAAGCTACAGAATCTAGGTCTGACGGTTTAGCTGATTATCTGGTTTGTATTTTGGTTGGCAACAAGTATTCATGCTGGGCTGCAGTCGTCTGCAGAGGGACAATAATACTGGAGGAACAAATTGTGTGAATACCCACACAGGCCAAAAAAGTTAAAAACTATGTTGAATAGTGAATATTCAATGCAAAACACAGCTACAGGGATACTAACGTTTGATGATGcataaagaaagtgagaaatcCAAAACATCTACACCTTTATtagctgcttttctttcatctgcCAACAGTGACTCTGAAGAGGATTGACTTGACGGGGAACCAGATCTCAGAGATTGAAGATGGGGCGTTCTCTAAACTCGCCGCACTGGAGGAACTGTCTCTGGCTGAGAACAGACTGGTCAAACTTCCAATGCTTCCTGCCAAACTCACCGTCTTCAATGCCAACAACAACCTCCTCAAAACCAAGGGTGTCAAAGCCAACGCTTTCAAGGTACACACTGTTACTTCTCCTAACCTTTTCAAGAGTAACTAGAAAAGAAAGGATGAGGGCAaatcaaagcatttttttttcaaaaaggaCCAGACGTACACTAAATCAATCTCTGAGATTAGCAAGTGATCTCTTTGAGGTTTTCCtgggaaataaatgtttaaactaTTGACTTGACTCTACATTAGTAAATCCCTGCACCCACTTTTGGTGTAGACTCTTCTTTCTGACCAAAAACATGCATTGGTTAAAAGTACAAGTATTAATTGATAATAAATAAGCAAGGACAGGCCAAAATAATTCATTGTTTATGATACACGTAGTTTATCAACTTTATATATCCGTGACGCAGCCAAGACATAAGAGGACCAGGTACATGTGTAAAGAAAGGGAGGATAAGTAAATGAGTCGGCATCCTGATTTATCACTTTTTGACCCATCCTGGCCACAATTCATAACATTTTCAAGAAAGCTAACCTGAACGGCCACCACATCTGGGGGTCAACCCACACATCGCCACGTCTATGCCAAAAAACACAGTTCACAACACACAGCTGTGGTAGAAATATTTCTAGCTCTTAACCTAACCCCTAAAACCACAAACTCTTTTGTTCCTTGGTTTGTCTATGGATTAAACAAATAAGATCCACATTGTTACTGAGTGACTCCTGAGAATAAACAAAACTAACTACATCCAGAATCCAGTTCCAGACCTGATGTAGAGACATGAGATTAATATCAGTCTTTTCCTCTCGCTCtcagaaagaaagcaaataacatttttgaaaatgttgtagATTTACATACCCAATTTTCAATGTATATCTGGTTTCAACAGCCTGTGGATTATAAACAGTATGTGTTCATATTTAACAATGATGGTAACTGATTCCATAATGTGAATTTGTTTCCCCAATAGAAAATGACCAAGCTGGTTAACCTGTTTCTAGCCGACAACCAACTGGAGGCTGTTCCAATAATCCCAGAGACTGTTCGGATCTTACATCTACAGGTTTGTATCTTTTACTGCTGCTCGAACATTTAATTAGATTAAttacatgtatacatgtttgCTAGAATTTTATCAAAAACCTGGTCGTGCAGAAGGTGACTCTAAAGGCTAAGATTTGATTTACATTcatatgttgttttcttttccaccaGAACAACAACATCACCCTGGTGAACAAAGACACCTTCTGCAAGTCTAATGACACCTACTACCTGCGACTAAGCCTCAGTGAGGTCCGTATGGATGGCAACCCTGTGATGTTGTCCAAGTACCCTGATAGCTTCACCTGTATGAAGGTACTGCCTGTTGGACGGTACCGCTGAGGAGGCAGATGTTTTACTGTAGCCCCTTTGACGAAGCAGTTTTCCCACAGTGCTTAGGGGTGGGGAAACTGTGACGTTCTGGATGTTGGGGGCACTGGTCCTATTGTGTCAATGATTTACTTCAACAAACCTACAAACAGCTTGTGACATTGTCAGGTCGAAATGAAACCATTCACCGGACTGAAGGAGAAGAATTAAACAAACTCTCCTGTGGTGGCTCTGATCAGTCTATGAGGAGCTACACGAGAGGTGTTCAGAGTAATAGTCACGTAAATTGGTGCAAAACCACCTGAGAAGGTGTGTGAAGACTTCAATATGCTCCAAACTAGTTTGTCTGACCTTGTGTTAAATCAGTGCTTCAGCTAATTATTAATGTCCTTACTTAAAAGGAGGTGAGAAGCCTGTCGCCCATGGTCTCTCTTGGCTTTTTTGCATCACATTGCAGTCTTTATACATTAAATCATACAAATGGGCATGATAGCCCACTTTCAGACAGTCTCTCCTTCAAAGTGATTGAAAAGCTTGAAAAAGAAGTTGAAAAGCTGCATACTTTTACACCTCTGTCAGCGTATCTTTTTTTGAACAAAGACTTTGATTTGGCCAACGGAAAAAAAGGGGACTCTGACTTGAAAAAGACACTTAGTCTGAAGCATACAGAGGTATTCACACATAAGAGACAGATAATCTAAAATATTCGTGctcagaaaacaacacaggtgAGGGGTCTTCTGAGCTTCTTCTGCACAAGTGGCGTATCACCAGAAGTAATAATGTAACCCTGATGTGAATGAGGGGCAAAGCACCATTGCCTCCACAGCGACAGTCCCAccttttgtttaattttgacC includes:
- the ogna gene encoding osteoglycin, paralog a is translated as MKAFLFTCMLVPWLMAATARGFNQNSQLISGSLPGNELDTYFSDNFISSKARRALPPADEPDDSPIPEEADSLDLPTCLLCVCLTGSVYCEEVSPDMTAVPKLPKETAYLYARFNKIKKINTKDFSEIVTLKRIDLTGNQISEIEDGAFSKLAALEELSLAENRLVKLPMLPAKLTVFNANNNLLKTKGVKANAFKKMTKLVNLFLADNQLEAVPIIPETVRILHLQNNNITLVNKDTFCKSNDTYYLRLSLSEVRMDGNPVMLSKYPDSFTCMKVLPVGRYR